One stretch of Malus domestica chromosome 14, GDT2T_hap1 DNA includes these proteins:
- the LOC103454994 gene encoding pentatricopeptide repeat-containing protein At4g17616: MIYLWRNCFIKRFRLDFCAASAIQRTALISTYDRESASNRTFPKPVLSSVYYEQHQISSTRYFCSCAQSVRLCWEGSSPTVLLKRLQIALKEHQVNEAWESFIDFKRLHGFPEVFIVRKLITELCYSSDPHWLLKACDVALEVLKDQSDLLQSDILQKLSLSLARSQMPKPATMILRILLEKDNLPPLNALCLVVLHMVKTEVGTNLASNFLIQICHRFQRLSVNKSGHAKQIQPDTMIFNLVLDACVRFKLSFKGQQILELMPQTGVVADAHSVIIISQIHELNGQRDEIKKYKSHIDQVSVALLQHYRQFYDSLLTLHFKFNDIEAATELVLQMCDYHESLPVQRDRKNSHKSYNVPIGSHNLKSGLQMQILPELLQKDSVLKVEGKHELVIYWNGKLVLSNRALAKLVNGYRKGGDTCNLSKILLKMQKELCSSRGSGLCSDVIDACIHLAWLETAHDLLDDLDAAGSPLGLTPFMSLLTAYYKEKMFLEAKALIKQMRNAGLLENLSDEMVVSKCGSIVDSSAMFTNASSSTVKSDLANALLQEMRDEKKEIPSTVYQFNSSINFFCKAKMIDDALKTYRRLHEMKIQPTEQTFTYLLYGYYSLGMFRAMTILWGDIKRNIESSNLVVSRDLYEYLLLNFIRGGYFERVMEVIDYMKKRGMYTDKWLYRSEFVKLHKNLYRNLKASEAKTEAQRKRLKYVEAFRKWADID, from the coding sequence ATGATATATCTATGGCGAAACTGTTTCATCAAGAGGTTTCGATTGGATTTTTGTGCGGCTTCAGCTATCCAGAGGACTGCCTTGATATCAACTTATGACAGGGAATCAGCTTCAAATAGGACATTTCCAAAGCCCGTCCTATCAAGTGTATACTATGAGCAGCACCAAATTTCATCTACCCGATATTTTTGTTCTTGTGCTCAGTCTGTAAGGCTATGTTGGGAAGGTTCTTCTCCTACAGTTCTGTTGAAAAGGCTCCAAATAGCCTTGAAGGAACATCAAGTAAATGAAGCATGGGAGTCCTTTATTGATTTTAAAAGGTTGCATGGCTTTCCTGAGGTTTTCATTGTCCGTAAGCTGATAACTGAACTGTGCTATTCATCTGACCCTCACTGGCTGCTAAAAGCATGTGATGTAGCCTTGGAAGTTTTGAAAGATCAATCAGACTTACTGCAGTCTGATATCCTGCAAAAGCTCTCCCTCTCTTTAGCTCGGAGTCAAATGCCAAAGCCTGCTACAATGATTCTTAGAATATTACTGGAGAAAGATAATTTGCCCCCCTTGAATGCGTTATGCTTGGTTGTTCTGCATATGGTAAAGACTGAGGTTGGGACGAACCTTGCATCTAATTTCTTAATTCAGATTTGTCATCGTTTCCAACGTTTGAGTGTAAACAAGAGTGGTCATGCAAAGCAGATTCAACCTGATACAATGATTTTCAACCTTGTCCTTGATGCTTGCGTGAGGTTCAAATTATCTTTCAAAGGCCAACAGATTTTGGAATTGATGCCTCAAACAGGAGTTGTTGCTGATGCACACTCTGTTATCATTATTTCCCAGATCCATGAGTTGAATGGTCAGCGAGACGAGATAAAAAAGTATAAAAGTCATATTGATCAAGTTTCAGTTGCTCTTCTGCAACATTATCGGCAGTTCTATGATAGTTTGTTGACCTTGCATTTCAAGTTTAATGACATTGAGGCAGCCACTGAGCTTGTATTACAAATGTGTGACTACCATGAGTCTCTTCCGGTTCAAAGAGACAGAAAGAACTCTCATAAGTCTTATAATGTTCCAATTGGATCTCACAATCTCAAGTCTGGGTTGCAGATGCAGATTTTACCCGAGCTGCTGCAGAAGGATTCTGTGCTAAAAGTAGAGGGAAAACATGAGCTTGTTATTTATTGGAATGGGAAACTTGTCCTTAGTAATAGGGCTCTGGCAAAGCTCGTAAATGGATACAGAAAGGGTGGAGATACTTGCAATCTTTCAAAAATTCTACTAAAAATGCAAAAGGAGTTATGTTCCTCAAGAGGATCTGGTTTGTGTTCTGATGTGATTGATGCTTGCATTCATTTAGCTTGGCTAGAAACCGCCCATGATCTTTTGGATGACCTAGATGCAGCTGGGTCTCCCTTGGGCTTGACTCCCTTTATGTCACTCTTGACAGCCTACTACaaagaaaagatgtttctggaaGCAAAGGCATTGATTAAACAAATGAGGAATGCTGGCCTGCTTGAAAATTTATCTGACGAGATGGTTGTCTCCAAGTGCGGATCAATAGTGGATTCCAGTGCCATGTTTACAAATGCTTCAAGCTCTACTGTTAAATCAGATCTGGCAAATGCTTTGCTTCAGGAAATGAGAGATGAGAAGAAGGAAATTCCGTCTACTGTTTATCAGTTCaattcttccatcaactttttCTGCAaggccaaaatgattgatgatgctTTAAAGACGTACAGAAGATTGCATGAGATGAAAATTCAACCCACTGAGCAAACGTTTACCTATCTGTTATATGGGTATTATTCTCTGGGAATGTTTCGTGCTATGACAATCTTGTGGGGCGACATTAAGAGGAATATCGAGAGTAGCAATTTGGTGGTAAGCAGAGATCTCTATGAGTACTTGCTGTTGAACTTTATTCGTGGTGGTTACTTTGAGAGAGTGATGGAGGTCATTGACTATATGAAGAAACGTGGTATGTACACTGACAAATGGTTGTATAGAAGTGAGTTTGTAAAACTTCATAAGAATCTTTACAGGAATTTAAAGGCATCAGAAGCCAAAACTGAAGCTCAAAGAAAGAGGCTTAAGTATGTAGAGGCATTTAGAAAGTGGGCAGACATTGACTGA